From the genome of Ptychodera flava strain L36383 chromosome 13, AS_Pfla_20210202, whole genome shotgun sequence:
CAACCAGACAGTTTGTCAGCTATGAAAACGCGACGAACCCACAGTTTGTAAGCTATGAGAACAAAGCGGACACCACCACGCTATTTCATTCATCGGGAATTCAAAGTAATGCTCATGCTGGCTACTACAATGCTGCTTACCCCGTACCAATAGAATGATCTGTGACCTCTGTAAGATACATCTGGCCTGTACAGTACTTTCATTGGTACGGAAACACATTCGAATCTACAATACAAGGCCACATCGGGACACGTGTCATGAGAAAATTCCTCTTTAAACTTTGTTTTAGCTGTAgcaatgtattatttttactGTGTGCTGTTATACTTGAATTTTTCGCCCTCACCTGTTCGTTATAAGAGTTCATCCTGCACTCAAAACTAATACCATGATGGCAGAAAGAAGTGCAATGACAGGTTAACCGAGTTAGACAAGTTTCAGATTTAAGAAGTTTGTCCTTACAGGTACGAACGTTGTATAAGCAGGTGACCGACGATCTACAATTTCTCGTTTAAGTAAAACAAATGTGGCAGTGACACCACATAACGCAATTTCAACCTGCTGactctgtatttcaacatacaaccatTCAATCGAGCAgaattatatatgtacatatatatatatatatagatatatttattacatgcctcgtatattgaacgtcgcgcgctccataggattcaatggtaactcgtcgatgacgtcctgggccgcatagtcatcattggactgaaagtgaaccggaactatttttaacttgacaacttttttatgtaaaaatgtcgaaatttcatgttttgcacaggaaaTTAGGTTGTgggaaaattttgcagaaaaaaaaatgataaaccgcataacagtagtttaaatatatcattgtgCCATTCGATGATAAAATCATTCCGTTGTTAACGGATTTTCGTCtaagatgaaaataaagcattggattatcatttgccaatgaatctaaatattttgagtgaaaactgtgtaagagaggcatgtaataaaaaaattatagcccaaacatgggactatgtaccctcggggcaggagaccatttgccctccttaaacgttcattcattcacattcgtaattttcaagttcatggcTGAGCCTTTTTCGGCAGTAATGAAAGCTGTTACAGTACTAATCTTGGACTTGCAGTGACTACAATCCTGGCTACAAGACGGAAATGGGTGCCTGAAAATTGTGACCTGTTTGCTGATTTGAATACGGTTGGGCTAGTAGTTTGCGGGGTCATAGGATCTTCGGTACCTGGCACTTATTGAAAGTACACGATGATACGGGTGGTCACACGCCAGatcgatatttttttttcattccaccGTGACAATAGAGGGGAAAGTTGGACGGGGATCGACTGTGCGTCATGGTCGTGTTTTAATAGCACAATCGGTAAACAAAACCTACAAGCTTAGGAGCATTATGATGGAGAGAATTAACTAGGAGACTGGTGGTGCGATTTTGGTAGGTCATCATTTATCATCACGAGCTAGTTTGAGGGgcaattcattttaatttattagagaacaatgacatcatttgtaAAGTGCCTTAGGCTTCTGAAATGCAAATTATTTGGcgttggggagggtcactggtTATGATCAAGGAGAAGAGAAAAGGtcaacacaacaaacaacatAGAATTTTATAAACCTAGCTTATTTCAAAAAAGCATCAGCCCTTCCCCCCTTTATTCTATCCAGACCCTAAGCTTTCTTGAAATTGGTTAAATATTTCTTCAACACGGACTGTCGAAAAGTAATTCAGTGAATGGATTATAATCCCAGAACATTACTCATGGCCTCTTTGTGTGTTAAATATCCTAGATCGAATTCAGTATGACTTAATACCATAGGAATTAATAATCACCCTACATTAAGTTGGAAAGTGTAGCTGTTATCACTGACTTGTTACCATGTGAACCCTAATTATTAAAACGACATGAAAAACACAATTTCGCGTGATGAAATTAAAAAGAGTAATATACAAATGTTAAAATGGACTAGATGTAAGtatattaataaaaaaaacacacaaaaactgCAACTTCATACTCAAGGGTTAATAATCATTGACTGCATATCAAGCTCATTTAAAGAGCATTTAACTCACTTGTTAAATCGTTAGATTGAGCATAAGGTGATATATTTTTgatttaatgaattttaatttGGTTTGTCACATCGTTGCCCCAGTATCAGCACTGATTCAAAGTAGTTGGATTATCAGGTCTGTGACTTGAAAATCGCTTCATCAGCGAGGCGGATCAGGAGGGCAAACACATATAATATGCTTTGTTTCTTCCAGAACCAGACTTCACAAAGTTTCGCTTTATCCCCAGTCAGGTGTGACGATGTCACGTCGCCATGGAGCCGAAGTGTAAACGTTCGTCATTTCCGTTACGCATAGTTGCCCGTCATTGCGACGAAAGGCGCTTGCAGTAGCTTCTATCAGTCAGCAATTTTGGGAAAAAGTGAGGTAAGACCTTTATACGCTGGCGTGATTTGGTCGCTGTAAATTATTTCGACTACTTAGTTAACCGAGCTCTTACTTCTTTGTCAGCGAGTATTGACCGCAGCCGTGGCGTCATTATCttattttctcttgttttcTCCTGTGAGAGAACGTCTTACTGGCAATATGATTCATTATGGTAAATACTATGGAGCAGATATCTTAAAATAAGCACATCTCAGATGTGCATATCGGTCCGCCAGTGACCGTCGGTAACGCCGCTGGGTCAACAGCAGACTCTTGTTGTTTTGATATGGAAATCCAAGTAGTTTTCCTCCCGCTTCGTGCACCCCGGCCGCTCCATGCAATGAACCGTACACTAGATCCTAGTCAGCTCAAATAAAATGTCGTTTGTTCCTTTCAGATTCACTAAATCATCGTGATACGACAATTACGCCTGGACATGGCGGCGTCGAAGTACGAGGGGGTACGAGTTCTTGTTGCCATAATCTGCGTCACGTGTTTGACACTTTCGCACGGCAGGGAAGTTGATATCCATCGAACAGATGTCGACAGTTTGACGGCATACGACAAGGGTCAGTGAGTCTTTAGAATGAATGTATGGTCCTGAAACGAGTTTGTTTTTCTCTTAAAGCGTGTACAGAATAGAAAACTTCATATCGTGAGTTCTCTATAAGAAAAAATGGGAAAAGAACTTCACAATCACggaaatttctttatttattttttattagtccaacatccaacaggcgttagcccacttacaggatgaggtacgcataacccactaacccccaatggagcactgaggagtaaagtgccttgctcaggggcacagcaccgtgctagagtctcgaactcaccgtattccgacagtgagtccattactctggacataccgggtcttgaaccgggtctcgaacccaccatcctccgatagtgagtccgttgCCCTACCCACTGGTCCACGTGCCTCCTTCAAGTAAAGTTCGAATCGATCAGTAAACAGACCAATTCGGAAAAAACCTGATATATGCAATCACAATACTGCGCAAGACCTGAAGTAGCAAAAGCAAAACAGGCCTGCTGTCGAAATGGACCGTGCTGGTTCATTGGCTACAACAACAGTAAGATCCCTTCATAAAGAGTTAAAAAGAACCACAACATAGATCCTCTGCTACAGTAACCATATACTTTCTTCTCATTGTTTGATAGTTAAGAGGGCTATTGGTGACTGTGGAGGGACGTTCACGTCGTCAAGTGGTACGCTTACATCGCCGTCCTATCCATTTGACTATCCCGACTATGCCGATTGTTATTATGGCATAACCGTGACGCAAGGCTACACAATCGTGGTAAGAAACAAGAACAACGTACAACTAAAGGAAACAAGAAAATCAATTTTAAGGATAGAATAATGAAGGTCACACACTGTCAGACAAAAAAGAAACTATGGTTGACaataaatttctgaaatgcACGTCTCTTTGTGTAGTAAATGGCTGTCTGTTACAACTTAGGTAAAACCGCTGTTACAACTTTAAAAAGCCCTAAAGGTGCAAAACGGTATCGGTTACATCATATCTCAGTGAATATAATATATGCCCAAACACTCATTATATTCAATAGGCTATTCCTCATCACAATGCGTTCAGTATCATGGGAGCTAGCTTGGCAGTGTTTTTATAATTTGTCCTAAATAACTTTGAGTTCAATTTTGCAATATCTTCGCATTGAATATGAGTCCCTAGCTAGAATTAATTCTAACCATGATTCCTCAATTTCACCCCCCTATAGTTGGAGTTCTCCTTGTTTGTAACTGAAGCAACTTTTGACACAGTCGAAATCTTTGATGGAAACAGTCGATACGATACGTCGCTGGGAGAGTTTTCTGGTTCATTCATAAATTCACAATTTACATCATCGGGACGAAGCCTGTACATACACTTCCATTCAGATGGCTCTAACACAGCAAGCGGATTCTATGCCACTTATAGGCTTGGTAAACACGGTTATGGTTTTCTTCTCGAACTCTCTGGTCCGCAGTCATTTTCACCCATACTGCGTGAATGGATTTAAAAGAGGAAGTTGCAATCATATCATTGGACGATGAGATCATAATATATAATTAATGAATAGTGTATCTTTCTTCCATTAGCATAGCCGCCACAGTATTTTTCCGTTCCTTCCTACTTTACATATCGGCATTACATCAGAATGACAGATGTACAGTTGATTATtactttttacaaaaaccgtttgtttgaaaaatcattttaataataCAAATTTCGACGTGacataaacacattgaaatgaACTCTCGCGAACAACAAAAACGTCAACTaggaaattttacaaaaaatagacGATGATCTTCCGTTTTACTACCGACATTCATGTGTtatagatatttttttcaacaggAACTCAGACCTCGGGGTATTCATCAGGAGATTGTGGCGGAACGTTTACATCTGACTCTGGCACTCTCGTATCGCCGTCTTATCCAAGCCGCTATTCGGATTCCGCTGACTGTTTTTACCACATATCAACGTCAAGCGGTAACACCATCACGGTAAGCAGGCGACAATCAATTTTTCAAAGTCTCCTTTTTACTCCCTGTCCTGCTTTCGACTGACGTcgacaaaatatttcatcacaatatgAAGTATGTTTGTTTCGTTCTTGCCCGTCTGGGTGCGACAGGATTTACAGGTAAACGCATGATGCAGACACCGTTTAATATCTGACTTTgtcggaatattattcattcTCGAAATTTGTTCACAGGCAATTGATGCCAACATTATTTCATCGAACTGTGCGTCACCACGAGGCAGCAGGACTctgttttgatacaaaatttCCCGACTGGAAAGCGTTAATCATTTTCCCATAATATTACCTTCTGGCATTTGCTTTGTCCAAGAATATGTGGGCGTGACAAACCGTTTGTTTACCAGTAAACATTTCGTCCTGTCAGAAACCGAGCCGAACTTTTCCccttgtcaaaatttgcaaaatttgttacaACAAAGTCGATTAGAGGAAAAAAGGTCATGTAATATCACTGTCGTGACTCTACAAATTAAAACTATTGTTATTATATACAATTCTGCCCTGTCTTCCGTGAATGGAATCTGTCCAACGGCAAATGTTGTCGTCAAGTAGCCAACGTGGTCAGTCGCTTTTCCGTCCAATTTCAGCAGAATTGCTTTTAAGTTTCATCCTGAACAGGCGCCCAAAACGCTAAAATTCGACATTTTTGGCACTTCAAGACCACTTTCAATGCTTCCATATCTAGGCCCATAAATGGTGTACACTTATCAAATGACCTGTATTGATTCGGTCGTTGACGTTCAGAAAAAGGAATGCCCAAAATTTAACACACATTCCTTTTAAACAGCGAAGTAGAATTGCCCCCAAACCGCACCATCACACAGACATATATAGAGACCTATCAGCTGTCTCCATAAATTAATACAAATGCAACTTGTAAGTGCACTCAGTGCTGCAATTTATCTCTTATAGTCAGTAAGACTAAGACGCCGTAAGATAATAGAACAAAACACAAACTTGTCAGATTGTACTTTGCAGCTTCATATCTAGTCCATTTACAGCATCCCttgcaatacaatgcaatatagTTGACGAACCTAGAAATGTTCTTTTCTATGAagtttttttgttgatttgcattcatATGAGTACCTGAAAATTTTTTAGCTTGGTTGCCCAAAAATTAATGTTGGGTAACTCTTGTGATTTGCataatccaaaatggccgccaaatcaTCTCTAAGGTTCAACTTTTGACCTAGAAATGTTCTTTCGTATGAGGTTtcttgttgattttcattcatttgggTTGTTGAAACAATTTTAGACTGGTTTCACACAAAATGTAATGTTTGGCAATGCTCGTAATTTGCATTATctaagatggccgccaaatcatTACTAAAATTTAACTTTTGGCCAACACATGTTCTTGGTATGAAGATTCTTGTCGATTTACATTCATTTTGGtatttgaaacaattttagcTTGGTTGCCCGAAAGTTATGTTGGCAGACTAACGTAACTTGCATAATCAAAGATGGTCGCCAACATGACCTCTTAAATTTAACTTTTTGCCCTCACGTCCTTATATGATATGTAATACCTCTCTTCTGGGGTATTCATAGGTGTAGAAACCATTTCTGATGTTACTTTGTTTGTCAATGGTCAAATTCACAGGTTAAAGGTCAGGTCAaggttaattttgacttttggcTTGGCAACAGTTGGAAACAAAAACTTTATAAACACCGATGATTCTCTCGGATTTTCTTTATGTGAAGTCTGTTTTCAGGCCACAAGAACCGATACTCAAAATTAAATAGGTGTGAGTACACAATATGTGTTATTTTGGCaatgaattgtaaatatttgtgtgCTCCCACGCATATCCAGGATCAAAAAACAATCCATAATATTGTCCTTGCTGTAAAAATCCGCTCCGGCATCCCCATCATTCTCTtcttcaacattatgtcaacaTTATCCCCTGGTCATCATCTGTAGCCTCCCTAACACCCTCCTTGCCAACACCCTCGCCATCTGTTGCTTGAAGAACTCATCTGGCACAAGAcaactaattcatttcccataagCCACCACAGTAgctttgagctcgattttcccattttaaaacattcagcggcacgaatcctcttagcaggtgttaggtcaatgtcagcttgactactgattaatttttcgtgtgggcaagtccacggaaattttgagatagcgatgaaaatagcgccctcagtggtgtttttgacaaatttcaggcttattgttatgatttctattagccctagaactcctcatattaccaccaaatgcttcagccattattcacaacagtctgcattttgattcaggcagaaaaatatctttacaaaaattcttgacgttaaagttcaaactaaacaagcatccatgcagatatcaaaacttcaaggtctgctctatttttcttccgaactatcttcctttttgggtaacgaacccggaagtgaattggTGATCTTGTGCCATCTGTTAATGTATGGATTGTAGCAGTCATCTTCACCAAAGTAGTTACAGTATGGTGTGCGTGACAGATATTCTTTTTTGTTGCAGCACAATGCCCTAGTGAATACATTTGGTAGCCTGTGCATTACATTGACACTGGATCAATTAACTCTAGCAGTGCTGGGTAACCCTTAGCAATGTCGGAAACACAAATACTAGCTAGCAATTCCCATCCAAATTTATACCAGCTGGCTCTTCTGGTGAAGCTTGATAGCCTGCAGCTTATCCACA
Proteins encoded in this window:
- the LOC139148054 gene encoding tolloid-like protein 2, with amino-acid sequence MAASKYEGVRVLVAIICVTCLTLSHGREVDIHRTDVDSLTAYDKVKRAIGDCGGTFTSSSGTLTSPSYPFDYPDYADCYYGITVTQGYTIVLEFSLFVTEATFDTVEIFDGNSRYDTSLGEFSGSFINSQFTSSGRSLYIHFHSDGSNTASGFYATYRLGTQTSGYSSGDCGGTFTSDSGTLVSPSYPSRYSDSADCFYHISTSSGNTITIDISYVDTESCCDYVEVFDGTSRTATSLRRLSGSHSSIDPITSSGSNLYIHFHSDSSMSDRGFYATYTVNNFGSSNAGVIAGSVVGCIIFIIIIIAIIVACCYYSPKSSKTTSSTSNRAQIHPTNGQMPGVTDMSQNDPPMYTPHGGVVQTGHGVPMQAYNQPYYNQGYYYPNQAYPAPNTVQLQSDPAYPPMPGAVGN